One Synechococcus sp. MU1617 DNA window includes the following coding sequences:
- a CDS encoding homoserine dehydrogenase, giving the protein MAGKVGVGLLGLGTVGGGVASILQNPSERHPLVGELELIRVAVRDLNRPRPVALDESLLTTDPSAVIQDPAVDVVVEVIGGLEPARSLILQAIAAGKSVVTANKAVIARHGQEIAEAAAAARVYVLIEAAVGGGIPIIEPLKQSLGGNRINRVSGIINGTTNYILTRMAEEGAAYDAVLKDAQELGYAEADPAADVDGLDAADKIAILATLAFGGSVDRSAVPTDGISGLQGVDVDYANQLGYGVKLLAVAERMAERMPNSDDPLPLSLRVQPTLVPKDHPLAGVNGVNNAILVEGDPIGRVMFYGPGAGAGPTASAVVADILNIAGIRKASDGPGKVDPLLAASSWRPCSLVDSGDIRQRHYVRFKTKDAPGVIGNVGGCFGQRNVSIQSIVQFNASDAGAEIVVITHEVSQRQMNEALEAIQALPEVSGLAAHLGCL; this is encoded by the coding sequence ATGGCAGGAAAGGTCGGCGTGGGTCTGCTGGGGCTGGGCACGGTTGGCGGTGGGGTGGCTTCAATCCTCCAGAACCCCAGCGAACGCCACCCGCTGGTGGGTGAGCTTGAGCTGATCCGTGTTGCCGTCCGCGATCTGAACCGTCCCCGGCCCGTGGCCTTGGACGAAAGCTTGCTGACCACCGATCCATCGGCGGTAATCCAGGACCCTGCGGTGGACGTGGTGGTGGAGGTAATCGGTGGTCTGGAGCCGGCCCGCAGCCTGATTCTCCAAGCGATTGCAGCCGGCAAATCCGTGGTGACCGCCAACAAAGCCGTGATCGCGCGCCACGGTCAGGAAATCGCTGAAGCCGCGGCCGCCGCCAGGGTTTATGTGCTGATCGAAGCTGCCGTTGGTGGCGGCATTCCCATCATTGAGCCGCTGAAGCAGTCCCTGGGCGGCAACCGCATCAACCGCGTCAGCGGCATCATCAACGGCACCACCAACTACATCCTCACCCGCATGGCAGAGGAGGGAGCCGCCTATGACGCGGTGCTCAAGGATGCCCAGGAGCTGGGCTACGCCGAAGCCGATCCGGCAGCGGATGTGGACGGTCTTGATGCAGCCGACAAGATCGCGATCCTGGCCACCCTGGCCTTCGGCGGCAGCGTGGATCGCTCCGCGGTTCCCACCGACGGCATCAGTGGCCTGCAGGGCGTGGATGTGGATTACGCCAACCAACTGGGCTACGGCGTGAAGCTGCTGGCCGTGGCCGAGCGAATGGCCGAACGCATGCCCAACAGTGACGATCCCCTGCCGCTCTCCCTGCGCGTGCAGCCCACGCTGGTTCCCAAGGACCACCCCCTGGCGGGCGTGAACGGCGTCAACAACGCCATCCTTGTAGAAGGAGACCCAATCGGCCGGGTGATGTTTTATGGGCCAGGTGCTGGTGCTGGACCAACGGCCTCTGCGGTGGTGGCCGACATCCTCAACATCGCCGGTATCCGTAAGGCCAGTGACGGGCCTGGAAAAGTGGATCCCCTCTTAGCAGCAAGCAGCTGGCGGCCTTGCTCCCTCGTCGACTCAGGCGACATTCGCCAACGCCACTATGTGCGTTTCAAGACAAAAGACGCGCCGGGCGTGATTGGCAACGTTGGCGGCTGCTTCGGCCAACGCAATGTCTCCATCCAGTCGATCGTGCAATTCAACGCCAGCGATGCCGGTGCCGAGATCGTTGTGATCACCCATGAAGTGAGCCAACGCCAGATGAATGAAGCCCTCGAAGCGATCCAGGCCTTGCCGGAAGTTTCGGGCCTGGCCGCTCACCTCGGCTGCCTCTGA
- the ruvC gene encoding crossover junction endodeoxyribonuclease RuvC: protein MRILGIDPGLARVGYGVIDIQDGCQRMLDCGIIQTDSGRSDGDRMVEIAGDLRQLIRIWRPELAAVEKFFFYRSSNTINVVQARGVVVMTLARFKIPMVEFPPMQIKLAVAGFGHADKDEVLEAVMRELNLDEPPRPDDAADALAVALTAWLQR from the coding sequence ATGCGGATCCTCGGCATCGACCCGGGCCTCGCCCGGGTGGGCTACGGGGTGATCGACATCCAGGACGGATGCCAGCGCATGCTCGATTGCGGCATCATCCAGACCGATTCCGGTCGCTCCGATGGTGATCGCATGGTGGAGATCGCTGGCGACCTGCGCCAGCTGATTCGGATCTGGCGACCGGAACTGGCGGCCGTGGAAAAGTTTTTCTTCTACCGATCCAGCAACACCATCAATGTGGTGCAAGCGCGCGGCGTGGTGGTGATGACCCTGGCCCGCTTCAAGATTCCGATGGTGGAGTTCCCTCCCATGCAGATCAAACTCGCCGTAGCGGGGTTCGGCCATGCCGATAAGGATGAAGTGCTGGAAGCGGTGATGCGGGAGTTGAACCTGGATGAACCGCCCCGACCGGATGATGCGGCCGATGCCCTCGCTGTGGCGTTGACGGCCTGGTTGCAGCGATGA
- a CDS encoding ABC transporter permease, with amino-acid sequence MGRARDLARYSATRLALAPLMLWLIASLVFLLLRVAPGDPVDAVLGSRAPAAAKAAMRARLGLDQSLLDQYLSYLNGLIHGDLGQALINQEPVRTIIGKTLPASLELSVIALVVAAVVGLSIGFSGIARPEGKIDLGGRLYGLGTYALPPFWVAMLVQLVFAVSLGWLPVGGRFPPSLLPPEGSGFFLLDSALQNNWAAFRGTVRHLILPAGTLALLLSGTFTTALRLNLRRTLRGDYVEAARSRGLSERQVILRHGLPNALLPVLTIAGITVASLIGGALLIEVTFSWPGIALRLQEAINQRDYPVVQGIVVVIAALVVLVSVAVDLLVAALDPRVRY; translated from the coding sequence ATGGGACGCGCCCGAGACCTCGCGCGCTACAGCGCCACCCGCCTCGCCCTGGCGCCATTGATGTTGTGGCTGATCGCCAGCCTGGTGTTCCTGTTACTGCGCGTTGCCCCAGGGGATCCTGTGGATGCGGTGCTCGGCAGCCGGGCCCCCGCTGCCGCCAAAGCCGCCATGCGCGCTCGGCTGGGCCTGGATCAGTCGTTGCTCGACCAATACCTCAGTTATCTCAACGGCTTGATCCACGGCGATCTGGGGCAAGCCCTGATCAACCAAGAGCCGGTTCGAACGATCATCGGCAAAACCCTGCCTGCCAGCTTGGAGCTGAGCGTCATCGCCCTGGTTGTTGCCGCTGTGGTCGGGCTAAGCATTGGCTTCAGCGGCATCGCACGGCCCGAGGGAAAGATTGACCTCGGAGGTCGCCTCTACGGATTGGGCACCTATGCCCTGCCGCCCTTCTGGGTGGCGATGCTGGTGCAGCTGGTGTTCGCCGTCAGCCTGGGCTGGTTGCCTGTGGGCGGGCGATTCCCCCCCAGCCTTCTCCCCCCCGAGGGCAGCGGATTTTTCCTTCTGGACAGCGCTCTTCAGAACAACTGGGCCGCCTTCCGAGGCACCGTGCGTCACCTGATCCTGCCCGCAGGAACCCTGGCCCTGCTGCTAAGTGGCACCTTCACAACAGCTCTGCGACTCAACCTGCGACGCACCCTGCGCGGCGATTACGTGGAAGCGGCACGCAGCCGCGGCCTGAGTGAGCGCCAGGTGATCCTTCGCCACGGACTGCCCAATGCCTTGCTGCCGGTGCTCACCATCGCTGGCATCACCGTGGCCTCCTTGATCGGTGGGGCCCTGCTGATCGAGGTCACCTTTTCCTGGCCAGGCATCGCCCTGCGGCTACAGGAAGCCATCAATCAAAGGGACTACCCCGTCGTTCAGGGGATCGTGGTGGTAATCGCCGCCTTGGTGGTGCTGGTGAGTGTTGCCGTTGACTTGCTGGTGGCCGCCCTCGATCCGCGGGTGCGCTACTGA
- the bchI gene encoding magnesium chelatase ATPase subunit I: protein MTAPRKRRVFPFTAVIGQEEMKLALLLNVIDPRIGGVMIMGDRGTGKSTTIRALADLLPDIDVVAGDPYNSSASDPDLQSSEVRERMQQGESLSTEPRQVPMVDLPLGATEDRLCGTIDIEKALSEGVRAFEPGLLAKANRGLLYVDEVNLLDDHLVDVLLDSAASGWNTVEREGISVRHPARFVLIGSGNPEEGELRPQLLDRFGMSVEVRTVRNPELRVQVVDQRTAFDSDPDGFSTAVEGNQNALQQRVVEAQQRLDQVSIDEDLRLRISAVCGELDVDGLRGDIVTNRAARALAAFEGRTEVSEDDVARVASCCLRHRLRKDPLEQVDSGDRVVKVFCKVFERSESSDRADFELALAA, encoded by the coding sequence GTGACTGCACCCCGGAAGCGCAGGGTCTTCCCCTTCACTGCAGTGATCGGTCAAGAGGAGATGAAGCTGGCCCTGCTTCTCAACGTGATCGATCCGCGCATCGGCGGCGTGATGATCATGGGGGACCGCGGCACCGGCAAATCCACCACGATCCGTGCCCTGGCCGATCTGCTGCCGGACATCGACGTTGTCGCCGGCGATCCCTACAACAGCTCTGCCAGCGATCCCGACCTGCAGAGCAGTGAGGTGCGCGAGCGGATGCAACAGGGGGAAAGCCTGAGTACCGAACCGCGGCAGGTGCCGATGGTGGACCTGCCCCTCGGTGCGACGGAAGACCGCCTTTGCGGCACCATCGACATTGAAAAAGCGCTGAGTGAAGGCGTGAGGGCCTTTGAGCCCGGCCTGCTGGCCAAAGCCAACCGCGGCCTGCTCTACGTGGATGAGGTGAACCTGCTCGACGACCACCTCGTCGACGTCCTCCTTGATTCAGCCGCCTCAGGCTGGAACACGGTGGAACGGGAAGGCATCTCCGTGCGCCACCCGGCGCGTTTCGTCTTGATCGGTTCCGGCAACCCCGAGGAAGGGGAACTCCGCCCCCAGCTGCTCGACCGTTTCGGCATGAGCGTGGAAGTGCGCACCGTGCGGAATCCAGAGCTGCGGGTGCAGGTGGTGGACCAGCGCACCGCCTTTGACAGCGATCCCGATGGCTTCAGCACCGCCGTGGAGGGTAATCAAAACGCCCTGCAACAACGGGTGGTGGAGGCCCAGCAACGCCTCGACCAGGTGAGCATTGATGAGGATCTGCGCCTGCGCATCTCCGCCGTCTGCGGCGAGCTCGATGTGGATGGTCTGCGGGGTGACATCGTCACCAACCGTGCCGCCCGAGCCCTGGCCGCCTTTGAAGGGCGCACGGAAGTGAGCGAGGACGATGTGGCCCGCGTGGCCTCCTGCTGCCTGCGCCATCGCCTGCGTAAGGACCCCCTGGAGCAGGTGGATTCCGGCGACCGGGTGGTGAAGGTGTTCTGCAAGGTGTTCGAACGCAGCGAGAGCAGCGACCGCGCTGATTTCGAACTGGCCCTCGCCGCCTGA
- a CDS encoding 5-formyltetrahydrofolate cyclo-ligase, whose amino-acid sequence MSAKATLRLHYRGQRHLDETATRSIQDAVRELIGRSNCGNSHLGIYWPLPGEADLRPLRDGPHPPLALPVADGSGGLIYRSWDQDPLQPDGCGIPAPAAGDALGPDQLALLLVPALAVDGAGIRLGYGGGYYDRLRADPAWAAVPAWVVLPSTCLAAEPLPRESWDVPFTGWITEQGAGRPA is encoded by the coding sequence ATGAGCGCCAAGGCAACCCTGCGCCTTCACTACAGAGGGCAGCGCCATCTGGACGAGACAGCCACGCGGTCCATTCAGGACGCGGTGAGGGAGCTGATCGGGCGCTCCAACTGCGGCAACAGCCATCTGGGGATCTACTGGCCCCTGCCGGGGGAGGCGGATTTACGGCCGCTGCGGGATGGCCCCCATCCGCCGTTGGCCTTGCCAGTGGCCGATGGCAGCGGCGGACTCATCTACCGGAGCTGGGACCAAGACCCGCTTCAGCCCGATGGCTGCGGCATTCCCGCGCCTGCCGCGGGAGACGCCCTTGGGCCCGATCAGCTGGCGCTGCTGCTGGTACCGGCGCTGGCGGTGGATGGCGCTGGAATCCGCCTGGGCTACGGCGGTGGGTATTACGACCGACTCAGGGCTGATCCCGCCTGGGCTGCCGTGCCGGCCTGGGTGGTGCTGCCCTCAACCTGCCTTGCGGCCGAACCGTTGCCCCGAGAGTCCTGGGATGTTCCGTTTACCGGCTGGATCACGGAGCAGGGTGCTGGTCGGCCCGCCTGA
- a CDS encoding SufE family protein gives MATSTGSDALDRMVERLGGTADPKRRYEYVLWLAKKLAPMPAEEQTDDIKVKGCVSQVFVRGALDEGVMRWQGDSDALITKGLLALLIQGLDGLTPAQVQAVDPAFIAATGLQASLTPSRANGFLNILLAMQEQARQLGS, from the coding sequence ATGGCCACCAGCACCGGCAGTGATGCCCTCGACCGGATGGTCGAGCGCTTGGGCGGCACCGCCGATCCAAAACGCCGCTACGAGTACGTGCTCTGGTTGGCCAAGAAGCTCGCTCCCATGCCGGCCGAGGAGCAGACCGACGACATCAAGGTGAAGGGATGTGTGTCGCAGGTGTTCGTGCGGGGTGCCCTCGATGAGGGGGTGATGCGCTGGCAGGGCGACTCCGATGCGCTGATCACCAAGGGACTGCTGGCGTTGTTGATCCAGGGGCTGGATGGATTGACGCCGGCCCAGGTGCAGGCGGTGGACCCGGCCTTCATTGCGGCAACAGGCCTGCAGGCCAGCCTGACGCCCTCCCGCGCCAATGGCTTCCTCAACATCCTCCTGGCCATGCAGGAGCAGGCACGTCAGTTGGGGAGCTGA
- the ychF gene encoding redox-regulated ATPase YchF, which translates to MLKAGIVGLPNVGKSTLFNALVANAQAQAANFPFCTIEPNVGTVAVPDERLDRLTELSKSQDTIPTRMEFVDIAGLVKGASQGEGLGNKFLANIREVDAIVHVIRCFEDDDVIHVSGTVGPSRDAEVINLELGLADLGQVEKRRERLKKQMRTSKEAQVEDAALERIQAVLENGGAARSVDLSDEEAAMIKPLGLLTAKPIIYATNVSEDDLAEGNAFCTEVVELAAKEGAETVRISAQVEAELVELGDEETADYLEGLGVTEGGLQSLIRATYRLLGLRTYFTTGEKETRAWTFKAGMTAPQAAGVIHTDFERGFIRAQTIGWEKLLEAGSLVEARNKGWLRSEGKEYVVDEGDVMEFLFNV; encoded by the coding sequence ATGCTCAAAGCCGGAATTGTCGGATTGCCCAATGTGGGCAAGTCCACCTTGTTCAATGCCTTGGTCGCCAACGCTCAGGCGCAGGCTGCCAATTTCCCGTTTTGCACGATCGAGCCCAACGTCGGCACCGTGGCGGTGCCCGATGAGCGACTGGACCGGCTCACGGAACTGAGCAAGAGCCAGGACACCATTCCAACCCGGATGGAGTTTGTGGACATTGCCGGACTGGTGAAAGGTGCCAGCCAGGGCGAAGGCCTGGGCAACAAGTTTCTGGCCAACATCCGCGAGGTGGACGCGATCGTTCACGTGATCCGCTGCTTCGAGGACGATGACGTCATCCACGTTTCGGGGACCGTGGGTCCGTCCCGTGATGCTGAGGTGATCAACCTGGAGCTGGGTCTGGCTGATCTGGGTCAGGTCGAGAAGCGCCGGGAGCGTCTGAAGAAGCAAATGCGCACCAGCAAGGAGGCGCAGGTGGAAGACGCTGCTCTTGAGCGGATTCAGGCGGTGCTCGAGAACGGTGGTGCGGCTCGCAGCGTCGACTTAAGCGATGAAGAAGCGGCGATGATCAAGCCCCTGGGGCTGTTAACCGCCAAGCCGATCATCTACGCCACCAATGTGAGTGAGGACGACCTGGCTGAGGGCAATGCTTTCTGCACCGAGGTGGTTGAACTGGCCGCCAAGGAAGGTGCCGAAACGGTGCGGATCTCTGCCCAGGTGGAAGCAGAGCTGGTGGAACTGGGAGATGAGGAAACCGCGGATTATCTGGAAGGTCTCGGGGTGACGGAAGGTGGTCTGCAAAGCCTGATTCGGGCCACCTATCGGTTGCTGGGGCTGCGCACTTACTTCACCACCGGTGAAAAGGAAACAAGGGCCTGGACCTTCAAGGCCGGGATGACAGCTCCGCAGGCTGCCGGTGTGATCCACACCGATTTCGAACGAGGCTTCATCCGCGCTCAGACCATCGGTTGGGAGAAGCTGCTGGAAGCAGGCTCACTGGTGGAAGCACGCAACAAAGGTTGGCTGCGCAGTGAAGGAAAGGAGTATGTGGTTGATGAAGGCGATGTGATGGAGTTCCTCTTCAACGTCTGA
- a CDS encoding alpha/beta hydrolase — translation MGLMGSLLLSTCPSWPVGSTERVEVQIDGVVLPVSVAELGAFVRSPTADPAQLSRSELSTWMGLLAPDSRQGLIRLLKAPILSRRSLGRQLLSSWGAGPLLDALGELIRVEDGKRINRSLVLSTLEQLLERQETVSTLDVLEALPTQQLRLDLDALVAAANRWRLELERHQTLMRTLAQKEVRLQLLKGAERSVSAEAPRQSTLAVDHRSRPLQVERWIPQSPREDRTWVLMMPGLGGDPNHFHWLARSLMQAGWPVAVLEHPGSDAAAVQALLEGRQSFDGAAALRDRLADLAAVLDAQRRGDLNIPGTEVVLMGHSLGALTALLASGLEQVPGMEQRCKGALVGLPLTNLSELLQCELAAGRALEGNAMASLPRAVVGLNSFGGLIWPHRSRQALPIPLLIVGGTLDLITPPLDEQLPLLAGLAEHPYSRVVVVEGASHFSPIRVDGQGKASEGDDLFQLGEELVGVNPLSVQRVIAHEVIRFLDTLSSESPRNDAVHLIEASSKTRWHRLGRRPALQLLDQ, via the coding sequence ATGGGCTTGATGGGCAGTCTGCTGCTCAGCACGTGTCCATCGTGGCCTGTTGGCTCCACAGAACGTGTGGAGGTCCAGATTGATGGCGTGGTTCTTCCGGTTTCGGTGGCGGAGCTCGGTGCGTTTGTGCGCTCGCCGACGGCTGATCCAGCGCAGCTCTCGCGATCGGAGCTGTCCACCTGGATGGGTCTTCTCGCGCCCGATAGCCGACAGGGGCTGATCCGTCTGCTCAAGGCACCGATTCTCTCCCGGCGCAGCCTTGGGCGTCAGCTGCTGAGCAGCTGGGGGGCGGGTCCGCTTCTGGATGCGCTGGGGGAATTGATCCGCGTGGAGGATGGCAAACGCATCAATCGTTCGCTGGTGCTCTCCACGCTGGAGCAGTTGCTCGAACGGCAGGAAACCGTTTCGACGTTGGATGTGTTGGAAGCGTTGCCCACCCAGCAGCTGCGTCTTGATTTGGATGCGTTGGTGGCTGCCGCCAACCGCTGGCGGCTGGAATTGGAGCGACATCAGACCTTGATGCGGACCTTGGCTCAGAAAGAGGTCCGCCTGCAGCTCCTCAAGGGGGCTGAGCGTTCTGTCTCTGCCGAAGCGCCTCGTCAGTCAACGCTTGCGGTGGACCATCGTTCGCGTCCGTTGCAGGTGGAACGCTGGATCCCCCAGTCGCCCCGTGAGGACCGGACCTGGGTCTTGATGATGCCGGGGCTGGGCGGGGACCCCAACCACTTCCACTGGCTGGCGCGTTCGCTGATGCAGGCGGGCTGGCCCGTGGCGGTGCTTGAGCATCCCGGCAGTGATGCGGCCGCCGTCCAAGCGTTGCTTGAGGGCCGTCAGTCGTTTGACGGCGCCGCAGCACTCCGCGATCGGTTGGCTGATCTTGCTGCGGTGCTGGACGCGCAACGACGGGGCGATTTGAACATCCCTGGGACCGAGGTGGTGCTGATGGGGCATTCCCTGGGTGCCTTAACGGCTCTCTTGGCCAGTGGGTTGGAGCAGGTGCCCGGAATGGAGCAGCGCTGTAAAGGGGCCCTGGTGGGCTTGCCCCTCACCAACCTCTCGGAATTGCTCCAGTGCGAACTGGCGGCCGGCCGCGCGCTCGAGGGCAACGCGATGGCTTCGTTGCCACGGGCGGTGGTGGGGCTCAACAGCTTTGGCGGTCTGATCTGGCCGCACCGCTCCCGCCAGGCGTTGCCGATTCCGCTGTTGATTGTGGGTGGGACGCTCGATCTGATCACCCCTCCTTTGGATGAGCAGCTGCCTCTTTTGGCTGGATTGGCGGAGCATCCCTACAGCCGGGTGGTGGTGGTTGAGGGTGCCAGTCACTTCTCGCCGATTCGTGTGGATGGCCAGGGCAAGGCGTCAGAGGGGGACGACCTCTTCCAGCTCGGCGAAGAGTTGGTGGGGGTCAATCCCCTCAGCGTTCAACGGGTGATTGCCCATGAAGTCATCCGTTTCCTTGACACCCTCAGCTCCGAGTCACCGCGCAACGATGCCGTTCACCTGATCGAAGCCAGTTCCAAGACGCGCTGGCATCGCTTGGGCCGTCGCCCGGCCTTGCAGCTGCTGGATCAGTAG
- a CDS encoding MFS transporter produces the protein MRNVTRLRFLASIGAGGVMFMTPLIFHAIDFSAREVGSGLAVSALIGTVVRLLSGALLDRGIRCSWPVRGTTLLAIAADLILLQADNYNSYLLGQLLLGCAAGLYWPAIELAVPLSCGNLPSGRGYALVRSADALGIGIGTLIGTAAATLGVLRTVYSVEAVCMGAVLVLISLVPLQDGPPYRNLSGNSPEPGDPPPTSRLPWLLPLLPVLLISVVATGILALQQSALPLDLVRGGLLRPALSESHSSALIALQLTLLVSLQWPVGRWLSERSVAFGLGLSLAGFSLGCSLLALSCLFENGTVLVLAALLPMAFAQAAFLPTATEAVIEETPPHRRGLAMALFSQCFAISAIVAPLAGGALLDLQNNGLLLWLLMGGACLIVLPTLRSLKPRYRTTAAADAALPQEPPATVARANGSVGSAETRRMTPH, from the coding sequence CTGAGAAACGTCACCCGACTGAGGTTTCTGGCATCTATCGGTGCCGGCGGGGTGATGTTCATGACGCCGCTGATCTTTCATGCAATCGACTTTTCAGCGCGTGAAGTGGGCAGCGGCCTGGCCGTCTCAGCCCTGATCGGCACGGTGGTGCGTCTGCTGAGCGGAGCACTGCTCGATCGCGGCATCCGCTGCTCCTGGCCGGTCAGGGGCACAACCCTGTTGGCCATTGCGGCCGATCTAATCCTGCTGCAGGCCGACAACTACAACAGCTACCTGCTCGGACAACTACTGCTGGGCTGTGCAGCGGGTTTGTACTGGCCTGCCATCGAATTGGCCGTTCCCTTGAGTTGCGGCAACCTGCCCTCCGGACGGGGCTACGCCTTGGTGCGCAGTGCCGATGCTCTCGGCATTGGCATCGGCACGCTGATCGGAACCGCTGCCGCCACTCTGGGAGTGCTGCGGACGGTGTACAGCGTTGAAGCGGTGTGCATGGGCGCTGTGTTGGTGCTGATCAGCCTTGTCCCCCTCCAGGACGGTCCGCCTTACCGCAACCTCAGCGGCAATAGCCCAGAGCCGGGTGATCCACCGCCAACGTCCCGGCTGCCTTGGTTGCTTCCCCTGCTGCCGGTGCTGCTGATCAGTGTGGTGGCCACCGGAATCCTGGCTCTTCAACAGAGTGCGCTTCCCCTGGATCTGGTGCGCGGCGGGCTGTTGCGACCGGCTCTGAGCGAAAGCCACAGCAGTGCCCTGATCGCCCTCCAATTGACCTTGCTGGTGAGCCTGCAGTGGCCGGTGGGCCGTTGGCTGTCAGAGCGCAGCGTTGCCTTCGGCCTCGGCTTAAGCCTGGCGGGATTCAGCCTGGGCTGCAGCTTGCTTGCCCTGTCCTGCCTGTTCGAAAACGGAACGGTCTTGGTGCTGGCAGCCCTGCTGCCGATGGCGTTCGCCCAGGCCGCTTTCCTGCCCACGGCCACGGAAGCCGTTATTGAAGAGACACCACCACATCGCCGTGGATTGGCGATGGCGCTGTTTTCCCAGTGCTTCGCCATCAGCGCCATCGTGGCTCCCCTGGCTGGAGGAGCCTTGCTGGATCTTCAGAACAATGGCCTGCTGCTCTGGCTGTTGATGGGTGGGGCCTGCCTGATCGTGCTCCCCACCCTGCGCAGCCTCAAGCCGCGCTACAGGACAACGGCAGCCGCTGACGCTGCACTCCCGCAAGAACCGCCAGCAACGGTCGCCAGAGCTAATGGCTCTGTTGGTTCAGCAGAAACGAGGAGAATGACTCCGCACTGA
- a CDS encoding ABC transporter substrate-binding protein, whose product MALALAFTQVGCQAPPPTSRITVASAGRISSLDPAQASTLSAIQLISALGDPLYRLKRDGSLEPRLAASAPFLSDAGRTVTISLRTDVLFHDGTPFNAAAMAFSLRRFLSIGTLSYVVGDRIASVEEADTHTLRLRLSRPSTSLQGLLTSINLTPISPTAYSNHQDRFLHERFVGTGPYKLTRFSEHQQRLEPFAQYWGEAPRNDGLDLITLSNSTALYGALRSGEVDLLLSASIDEDQRHTLHERAIAGDLHESVGPAMEIGYITLLSNQKPFQDPNLRRALAVSLNRKEISERVSYGLRRPLRALVPPSLAGGAMPPWPEHNPEQARELLQAAGYCNSSPLRFPLTFRSNVPADKLLALTWQAQVQRDLSDCLVLDLDGVESTTIYRQLGEGAFKAVMLDWRGSYPDPEAYLTPLLSCTSVEGDTCVDGEAAISGSFWSAPGLEKALLESDTLTGDARRTALDRVDHLSADGAAYIPVWLDSPRAWAQLNLNPPQFDGSGQLILAELERRHEGATNN is encoded by the coding sequence ATGGCCCTCGCCCTGGCCTTCACCCAGGTGGGGTGCCAGGCACCGCCCCCCACCAGCCGCATCACAGTGGCCTCAGCAGGGCGGATCAGCTCCCTGGATCCAGCCCAGGCCAGCACCCTCAGCGCCATACAGCTGATCAGCGCCCTAGGGGACCCGCTGTATCGCCTTAAGCGGGATGGCTCGCTGGAACCCAGGCTGGCGGCATCGGCTCCTTTTCTGAGTGATGCCGGCCGCACCGTCACGATTTCCCTGCGCACCGATGTGCTTTTCCACGACGGAACGCCGTTTAACGCGGCAGCCATGGCCTTTAGCCTTCGGCGCTTCCTCAGCATCGGGACCCTCAGCTATGTGGTGGGTGATCGCATCGCTTCGGTGGAGGAAGCCGACACCCACACCCTGCGGCTGCGCCTCAGTCGCCCCTCTACATCCCTGCAGGGCCTGCTGACGTCGATCAACCTCACCCCCATTTCACCGACGGCCTACAGCAACCACCAAGACCGCTTTCTGCACGAACGCTTTGTTGGAACAGGCCCTTACAAGCTGACCCGCTTCAGCGAACATCAGCAACGCTTGGAGCCCTTTGCCCAGTACTGGGGTGAAGCACCACGCAACGACGGCCTCGATCTGATCACACTGAGCAACTCCACGGCGCTGTATGGGGCTTTGCGCAGTGGCGAGGTGGATCTGCTGCTCTCCGCCTCGATCGATGAAGACCAGCGCCACACCCTGCATGAACGGGCGATCGCGGGGGATCTGCACGAGTCGGTGGGTCCAGCAATGGAGATCGGCTACATCACCCTGCTGAGCAACCAGAAGCCGTTCCAAGACCCCAACCTCAGGCGTGCCCTGGCCGTCAGTCTCAATCGAAAGGAGATCAGTGAACGGGTGAGCTACGGGCTGCGCCGTCCGTTGCGGGCGTTGGTGCCTCCCAGCCTTGCTGGCGGCGCGATGCCCCCCTGGCCCGAACACAACCCCGAGCAGGCCCGCGAGCTGCTCCAGGCAGCGGGCTACTGCAACAGCAGCCCGTTGCGCTTTCCGCTCACCTTCCGCTCCAACGTGCCCGCCGACAAACTGCTGGCCCTCACCTGGCAGGCCCAGGTGCAACGGGACCTGTCCGACTGCCTTGTGTTGGATCTGGATGGCGTCGAATCCACAACCATCTACCGCCAGCTGGGGGAGGGGGCCTTCAAGGCCGTGATGCTGGATTGGCGCGGCAGCTACCCCGATCCGGAGGCCTATCTGACGCCGCTATTGAGCTGCACCTCAGTGGAGGGCGACACCTGCGTTGATGGAGAAGCAGCGATCAGCGGCAGCTTCTGGAGTGCCCCCGGATTGGAGAAAGCCCTGCTGGAATCCGACACGCTGACGGGCGATGCCCGCCGCACCGCCCTGGATCGTGTGGACCATCTCTCTGCCGATGGTGCCGCCTACATCCCCGTCTGGCTGGATTCACCTCGGGCCTGGGCCCAGCTGAACCTCAACCCTCCACAATTTGATGGCAGTGGTCAGTTGATACTCGCTGAACTGGAGCGCCGCCACGAAGGAGCGACGAACAACTGA